In Prosthecobacter sp. SYSU 5D2, one genomic interval encodes:
- a CDS encoding aldo/keto reductase, which produces MNLTRTAYGTWSGGKFMHFGEMLDDARYIQMIRDSFDKGVRTFVTADVYGVGRADSMLGEALQGLPRDEYCLVGIVGHDFYSGQRAGSKGYPRFTEASLHQPEQYAGYLQMATEESLKRCQASKFDCLLLHNPDTVGYTSEAVWDGLAALKDKGLTDRLGIAPGPANGFTLDMIECFERFGDRMEWAMIILNPLEPWPGQHVLPAAKKHGVDILTRVVDYGGIFHDDVKPGHKFRDGDHRSYRPAGWVDHASEKLEKIRHIADKHGLTMLQLACLWDLAQEPVKSVVPTLIQEAGEGARSIESKLEELAALPAENVLSAEEVEEIREIGDNTGCMMLKGASQRHEGQEARPDEWPMRPELLSLAGRWNLGTAW; this is translated from the coding sequence ATGAACCTCACACGCACAGCTTACGGCACCTGGAGTGGCGGCAAATTCATGCACTTCGGCGAAATGCTGGATGACGCCCGGTATATCCAGATGATCCGGGATTCCTTCGACAAAGGCGTCCGCACTTTCGTCACCGCAGATGTTTATGGCGTGGGCCGTGCGGATTCCATGCTCGGAGAGGCGCTGCAGGGGCTGCCGCGTGATGAATACTGCCTGGTGGGCATCGTGGGTCATGACTTTTACTCCGGCCAGCGGGCTGGGTCCAAGGGCTATCCGCGCTTCACTGAAGCCAGCCTGCACCAGCCGGAGCAGTACGCAGGCTACCTGCAAATGGCCACGGAGGAATCCCTGAAGCGCTGCCAGGCCAGCAAGTTTGACTGCCTGCTGCTGCATAATCCGGATACGGTGGGCTATACGAGCGAAGCAGTGTGGGACGGGCTGGCCGCCTTGAAGGACAAGGGGCTGACAGACCGACTGGGCATCGCTCCGGGACCGGCGAACGGTTTTACGCTGGACATGATCGAGTGCTTTGAGCGTTTTGGTGACCGGATGGAGTGGGCGATGATCATTTTGAACCCGCTGGAGCCCTGGCCCGGCCAGCATGTGCTGCCTGCCGCCAAGAAGCACGGGGTGGATATCCTGACACGGGTGGTGGACTACGGCGGCATCTTCCATGACGATGTGAAACCGGGGCACAAGTTCCGCGATGGCGACCACCGCAGCTACCGTCCGGCGGGCTGGGTGGACCATGCCAGCGAGAAGCTGGAGAAGATCCGCCACATTGCCGACAAGCACGGACTGACCATGCTGCAACTGGCCTGCCTGTGGGATCTGGCCCAGGAGCCGGTGAAGAGCGTGGTGCCAACGCTGATCCAGGAAGCTGGCGAGGGTGCCCGCAGCATCGAAAGCAAACTGGAAGAGCTGGCGGCGCTGCCTGCTGAAAACGTGCTGAGCGCGGAGGAGGTCGAGGAGATCCGCGAGATCGGCGACAACACCGGCTGTATGATGCTGAAAGGCGCGAGCCAGCGACACGAAGGCCAGGAAGCCCGGCCCGATGAGTGGCCGATGCGGCCGGAGCTGCTTTCCTTGGCCGGACGCTGGAATCTGGGCACGGCGTGGTAA
- a CDS encoding RNA-binding protein: MNTKMYVGNLPFSATDVDLRDLFSQFGGVTDVFLPMDRESGRPRGFAFVSMDTPEAMTAAIEGLNGKDFGGRSLTINEARPKEERPAFGGGGGGGGRGGYGGGGGGGGGRGGYGGGGGGGGGRGGYGGGGGGGGGRGGKSWDRDRGGKGEGGERW, from the coding sequence ATGAATACGAAAATGTATGTGGGGAATCTCCCCTTCAGTGCCACCGATGTTGATCTGCGCGATCTCTTCTCCCAATTCGGCGGCGTTACCGATGTCTTCCTGCCGATGGATCGCGAGAGCGGTCGCCCACGTGGGTTCGCCTTCGTCAGCATGGACACACCGGAAGCCATGACAGCAGCCATTGAAGGCCTGAATGGCAAAGACTTCGGTGGTCGCTCCCTGACGATCAATGAAGCCCGTCCGAAAGAAGAGCGTCCTGCCTTCGGTGGTGGCGGCGGCGGCGGTGGCCGTGGCGGCTACGGTGGTGGCGGCGGCGGCGGCGGTGGTCGCGGCGGCTACGGTGGTGGTGGCGGCGGCGGCGGTGGCCGTGGCGGCTACGGTGGTGGTGGCGGCGGCGGCGGTGGCCGTGGCGGCAAGAGCTGGGACCGCGATCGCGGCGGCAAGGGTGAAGGCGGCGAGCGCTGGTAA
- a CDS encoding RNA pseudouridine synthase, producing MRHAVNTDFTLLDETDDFIVVDKPAPLQVHPSTPNGTWTLWHGLNELLAYEMTNGGQISIINRLDRETSGTVLVAKNQPAARRFGIAMQERQFHKSYMAIVHGWPEWGELDLNAPVLRKGDVAESPIWVKQMVHPDGAACQTRFRLLQKTVHPVAGPLALVEAAPVTGRMHQIRVHLAHLGHPILGDKIYGKDERCYLDFIETGWTPDLENRLHFSRQALHSHRLEVRAADFSLAWEAPIPAEMAAWVGG from the coding sequence GTGCGCCACGCCGTCAATACTGACTTTACCCTCCTGGATGAGACCGATGATTTCATCGTGGTGGACAAGCCTGCGCCGCTGCAAGTCCACCCCAGCACGCCAAACGGCACGTGGACCCTATGGCACGGTCTGAATGAACTGCTGGCCTATGAGATGACCAATGGCGGCCAGATCTCCATCATCAACCGGCTGGACCGGGAGACGAGTGGCACGGTGCTGGTGGCGAAGAACCAGCCGGCGGCGCGGCGCTTCGGCATCGCCATGCAGGAGCGGCAGTTTCATAAATCCTACATGGCCATCGTCCATGGCTGGCCGGAGTGGGGGGAGCTGGACCTCAATGCGCCGGTCTTGCGCAAGGGTGACGTGGCCGAATCGCCCATTTGGGTGAAGCAGATGGTGCATCCTGACGGGGCCGCCTGCCAGACGCGCTTCCGGCTTTTACAAAAGACGGTCCATCCGGTGGCCGGGCCGTTGGCGCTGGTGGAGGCCGCGCCGGTGACCGGACGCATGCACCAGATCCGCGTGCATCTGGCGCACCTGGGCCATCCTATCCTGGGGGATAAGATTTATGGGAAAGATGAGCGCTGTTATCTGGATTTCATCGAGACCGGCTGGACGCCTGATCTGGAGAACCGGCTGCATTTTTCCCGGCAGGCGCTGCATTCCCACCGGCTGGAGGTGAGAGCGGCGGATTTTTCCCTGGCCTGGGAGGCTCCAATCCCGGCGGAGATGGCGGCCTGGGTGGGCGGATGA
- a CDS encoding c-type cytochrome domain-containing protein: MAAPVSFSKQIVPILADQCLECHRAEKAKGSYRLDTFEQLLKTGDSDAAPIVPGKAEESELYELLVADDDADRMPKKADALPEKDIALIRQWINEGAKFDGQDDKAELTSLLPQKKNQSPEKYPQPIPVTAMALNGDGKVLVTSGYHEVLAWDPETGKLRTRLSDMPERVLGLSFVKGGPWLAVAGGSPGRSGEVWLVNFAKPTERKRLAQMRDCALGVVTSPDGKYLVSGGADNRIRCYTLPEGKEIWNLEAHADWILAVAMSPDGSHVATASRDRTAKVMKTATREIEGTFTAHSVPVLSIAFAPDGQTLISGDADGQARPWGLDGKGVKDTTLRPAGRSAVLAVSYLDGNTPLTGSASGQVSVIDAKTRKTRSTLAKHEDRVNALLVFGAGEKQKVITASHDGEVRVSSSKDNKELGKFIASPGW; encoded by the coding sequence ATGGCTGCGCCGGTGTCGTTTTCCAAACAGATCGTGCCCATTTTGGCGGATCAATGTCTGGAATGTCATCGGGCGGAAAAGGCCAAGGGCTCTTACCGGCTGGACACTTTTGAGCAGTTGCTGAAAACGGGCGACAGCGATGCGGCTCCCATCGTGCCGGGCAAGGCGGAGGAGAGCGAGCTGTATGAGCTGCTGGTGGCCGACGATGATGCGGACCGCATGCCGAAGAAGGCGGACGCGCTGCCGGAAAAGGACATCGCGCTCATCCGCCAGTGGATCAATGAGGGGGCAAAGTTCGACGGCCAGGATGACAAAGCCGAGCTGACCTCCCTGCTGCCGCAAAAGAAAAATCAATCACCCGAAAAGTATCCGCAGCCCATTCCAGTGACGGCGATGGCGCTGAATGGCGATGGCAAGGTGCTGGTGACCAGCGGTTATCATGAAGTGCTGGCCTGGGACCCGGAGACGGGCAAGCTGCGGACGCGGCTGTCGGACATGCCGGAGCGTGTGCTGGGTCTGAGCTTTGTCAAAGGCGGCCCCTGGCTGGCCGTGGCAGGCGGCTCTCCGGGGCGCAGCGGTGAGGTTTGGCTGGTGAATTTTGCCAAACCCACGGAGCGCAAGCGCCTGGCGCAGATGCGCGACTGTGCGCTGGGCGTGGTGACTTCGCCCGATGGCAAGTATCTGGTCTCCGGCGGCGCGGATAACCGCATCCGTTGTTATACCCTGCCGGAGGGGAAGGAAATCTGGAACCTCGAAGCTCATGCGGATTGGATTCTCGCCGTGGCCATGAGCCCGGACGGCAGCCACGTCGCAACCGCCAGCCGGGATCGCACGGCGAAGGTGATGAAGACGGCCACACGTGAGATCGAGGGCACTTTTACAGCGCACAGTGTGCCCGTGCTGAGCATCGCCTTTGCCCCCGATGGCCAGACGCTGATCTCTGGCGATGCCGACGGCCAGGCCCGGCCCTGGGGGCTGGATGGCAAAGGCGTGAAAGACACCACCCTGCGCCCGGCAGGCCGCTCCGCTGTGCTGGCCGTGAGCTATCTGGATGGCAATACGCCCCTAACCGGAAGTGCCAGCGGCCAGGTGAGTGTCATTGATGCCAAGACGCGCAAGACCAGGAGCACCCTGGCCAAACATGAAGACCGCGTGAATGCGCTGCTCGTTTTCGGCGCAGGTGAAAAGCAGAAGGTCATCACCGCCAGCCATGACGGTGAGGTTCGGGTGAGCTCATCGAAGGATAACAAAGAGTTAGGCAAATTCATCGCCAGTCCGGGTTGGTGA
- the rtcR gene encoding RNA repair transcriptional activator RtcR produces the protein MKSTVVFGFLGTSLDRAQGVDRWSRWRPTVSMCQQEDLLISRLELLVEPKFMDLAQQVVADIGLISPETTVVVNEICFADPWDFQIVYEGLYDFITKYAFKSEKEDYLIHLTTGTHVAQICWFLLNEANFIPARLLQTSPTRVNGRDTKASGRYEIIDLDLSKYDRLATRFAQEQEKTLDFLKSGIATKSNAFNKLISQIELVAVNSKAPMLIMGPTGAGKSLLTSRIYDLRRTRAGLTGRFVEVNCATLRGDQAMSALFGHRRGAFTGAQADRPGLLKEADKGLIFLDEIGELGLDEQAMLLRALEDKTFLPLGSDKAVSSDFQLIAGTNRDLRAEVAAGKFRDDLLARINLWTFTLPSLAERREDLSANLDFELERFAKSHRRQVRFNKEAREAFLKFARSPEAKWSANFRDLNAAVTRMATLAPKGRITVECVEQEKSRLMESWRVGEASAQCTVLSEEERSKLDPFDLVQLDYVLGICRESKTLSDAGRKLFAVSRASKAKANDADRLKKYLARFGLDWERVK, from the coding sequence ATGAAATCCACCGTCGTTTTTGGCTTTTTAGGCACCTCGTTGGACCGGGCGCAGGGGGTGGATAGGTGGTCGCGGTGGCGACCGACGGTGTCCATGTGCCAGCAAGAAGATTTGCTGATTTCTCGGCTGGAGCTGCTGGTGGAGCCGAAGTTCATGGACTTGGCGCAGCAGGTGGTGGCGGACATTGGCCTGATCTCGCCAGAGACGACGGTGGTGGTGAATGAAATCTGCTTTGCGGACCCTTGGGATTTTCAGATTGTGTATGAGGGACTGTATGACTTCATAACCAAGTATGCGTTTAAATCAGAAAAAGAGGATTATCTCATTCACCTGACCACGGGGACGCATGTGGCGCAGATCTGCTGGTTCCTGCTGAACGAGGCCAATTTCATCCCGGCGCGGCTGCTGCAAACTTCCCCCACCCGCGTCAATGGACGCGACACCAAGGCTAGCGGGCGCTATGAGATCATTGATCTGGACCTGTCCAAGTATGACCGGCTGGCCACGCGCTTTGCCCAGGAGCAGGAGAAGACGCTGGACTTCCTGAAGAGCGGCATCGCCACGAAGAGCAATGCGTTTAACAAGCTCATCAGCCAGATCGAACTGGTGGCGGTGAACTCAAAAGCTCCAATGCTCATTATGGGGCCGACAGGTGCGGGCAAGTCCCTGCTGACCTCGCGCATCTATGACCTGCGCCGCACACGAGCTGGCCTAACCGGAAGGTTTGTTGAAGTGAACTGCGCCACGTTACGAGGTGACCAGGCCATGAGCGCGCTCTTTGGCCATCGGCGTGGAGCTTTCACCGGTGCGCAGGCGGACCGGCCAGGGCTGCTGAAGGAGGCAGATAAAGGGCTCATCTTTCTGGATGAGATCGGCGAGCTGGGCCTGGATGAACAGGCCATGCTGCTGCGCGCGCTGGAGGACAAAACCTTTCTCCCGCTCGGCTCCGACAAGGCGGTCTCCAGCGACTTCCAGCTCATCGCCGGGACCAACCGAGACCTGCGTGCCGAGGTGGCGGCTGGCAAATTTCGTGATGACTTGCTGGCACGAATTAACTTGTGGACCTTCACCCTGCCCAGCCTGGCAGAGCGGCGGGAGGACCTCAGCGCAAATCTTGACTTCGAACTGGAACGCTTTGCCAAATCCCACCGCCGTCAGGTGCGCTTTAACAAAGAGGCCCGCGAGGCCTTCCTGAAATTCGCGCGAAGCCCGGAGGCAAAATGGAGTGCCAACTTCCGCGACCTGAATGCCGCCGTTACCCGCATGGCCACGCTGGCGCCGAAGGGCCGCATCACGGTGGAATGTGTGGAGCAGGAGAAATCGCGGCTGATGGAGAGCTGGAGGGTTGGGGAAGCCAGTGCACAGTGCACGGTGCTCAGTGAGGAAGAGCGGTCGAAGCTGGACCCCTTTGATCTGGTGCAGCTTGATTACGTTCTCGGCATCTGCCGGGAGAGCAAAACGCTGTCGGATGCGGGACGGAAGCTCTTTGCTGTTTCACGCGCCAGCAAAGCGAAGGCCAACGATGCAGACAGGCTGAAGAAGTACCTGGCGCGATTTGGGCTGGACTGGGAGCGGGTGAAGTGA
- a CDS encoding type II toxin-antitoxin system RelE/ParE family toxin has product MDDLVWTLAAENDVQAIYERLELREDGAGDLFYDEILKTVRLLQRFPLLGPGLEHRRLRRVLVYNRNYGLFYVSESRGVVLHALLDLRQAPEMIKRRLNELP; this is encoded by the coding sequence ATGGATGATCTCGTCTGGACACTGGCCGCTGAGAATGATGTCCAGGCCATCTATGAACGTCTGGAATTGAGGGAGGATGGCGCGGGCGACCTGTTTTATGACGAAATTCTGAAAACTGTCCGGCTGCTTCAACGGTTCCCTTTGCTTGGCCCTGGCCTGGAACATCGCAGATTAAGAAGGGTATTGGTTTATAACAGGAACTATGGATTGTTCTATGTGTCTGAGTCGCGAGGAGTCGTGCTGCATGCCCTGCTGGATCTGCGACAGGCGCCTGAGATGATCAAACGCAGGCTGAATGAACTGCCATGA
- a CDS encoding RNA-binding protein: MASKTLFQSIAGALAPKADTRNEAGGLAYQMTPRHALAQYAATGCLNHTYYATAEDQLQKILALCDKVPTDFIARTALHCREKGFMKDVPALLCAVLAARDAERLELIFSRVINDAKILRNFVQILRSGVTGRKSLGSLPKRLVRKWFENRSDEAVFRADVGQSPSVADIIKMVHPHPGSPSREALYGYLIGRAHQAEALPPLVREFEAWKLDPQGEPPDVPFQMLTALPLTTEQWLAIARRATWQTTRMNLNTFARHGVFTHPEVTRLIASRLRSEDQVRRARVFPYQLMAAYFNVGADVPHEVKEALQDAMEIAVSNVPVVSGKVVVAPDVSGSMHSPVTGVRKGATSKIRCIDVAALVAAAFLRQNRDAEVLPFETKVVPVSLNPRDSVMTNAQKLASLPAGGTNCSAVLIDLNARKAKADLVIYVSDNESWMDTPAHGRFGGSPTRTMSEWNVFKQRNPNARLVCLDIQPYATTQAQEREDILNIGGFSDQVFQVIASFASGQLGPDHWVGEIENTPL, encoded by the coding sequence ATGGCCAGCAAAACACTCTTCCAATCCATCGCCGGAGCCCTCGCCCCCAAGGCGGATACTCGCAACGAAGCCGGTGGCCTGGCTTACCAGATGACCCCGCGTCATGCCCTGGCCCAGTACGCGGCCACCGGATGCCTGAACCACACTTATTACGCCACCGCCGAGGACCAGCTTCAGAAGATCCTGGCTCTCTGCGATAAGGTGCCAACGGACTTCATCGCCCGGACTGCGCTTCACTGCCGTGAAAAAGGCTTTATGAAGGATGTGCCAGCGCTGCTTTGCGCCGTGCTTGCCGCCCGCGATGCCGAGCGTCTGGAGCTCATCTTTAGCCGCGTGATCAACGATGCGAAGATTCTGCGCAACTTTGTCCAGATTCTGCGTTCCGGGGTGACCGGCCGTAAGTCCCTGGGATCGCTGCCGAAGCGTCTGGTGCGCAAGTGGTTTGAAAACCGTTCGGATGAAGCCGTGTTCCGTGCGGATGTGGGCCAGTCTCCTTCCGTGGCGGACATCATCAAGATGGTGCACCCGCATCCTGGGTCGCCGTCCCGTGAGGCGCTATATGGTTACCTCATTGGTCGCGCTCATCAGGCCGAGGCTCTGCCACCTCTGGTGCGCGAGTTTGAAGCCTGGAAGCTGGACCCGCAGGGTGAGCCTCCGGATGTGCCCTTCCAGATGCTCACGGCGCTGCCGCTGACCACGGAGCAATGGCTTGCCATCGCCCGCCGTGCCACCTGGCAGACCACCCGGATGAACCTGAACACCTTTGCCCGTCATGGTGTGTTCACTCATCCCGAGGTGACCCGCCTCATCGCCAGCCGTCTGCGCAGCGAGGACCAGGTGCGTCGTGCCCGTGTCTTCCCTTACCAGCTCATGGCCGCCTATTTCAATGTGGGGGCCGATGTGCCGCATGAAGTGAAGGAAGCGCTGCAGGACGCCATGGAAATCGCGGTTTCCAATGTGCCTGTCGTGAGCGGAAAAGTGGTCGTGGCACCTGACGTGTCCGGTTCCATGCACTCCCCGGTGACCGGCGTGCGCAAAGGGGCCACGAGCAAGATCCGCTGCATTGATGTGGCCGCCCTGGTGGCTGCCGCCTTCCTTCGCCAGAACCGTGATGCCGAGGTGCTTCCCTTTGAAACCAAGGTGGTTCCGGTGTCTTTGAATCCCCGTGATTCGGTGATGACGAATGCCCAAAAGCTGGCCTCGCTGCCCGCTGGCGGGACCAACTGCAGCGCCGTGCTCATTGACCTCAATGCCCGCAAGGCGAAGGCCGATCTGGTCATCTATGTCTCCGATAATGAGTCCTGGATGGACACGCCAGCTCATGGCCGGTTTGGTGGATCTCCAACACGCACGATGAGCGAATGGAATGTGTTCAAGCAGCGCAATCCGAATGCCCGTCTGGTGTGCCTGGACATCCAGCCCTATGCGACGACGCAGGCGCAGGAACGCGAGGACATCCTGAACATCGGCGGTTTCTCCGACCAGGTGTTTCAAGTCATCGCCTCCTTTGCCAGCGGCCAGCTTGGCCCTGACCACTGGGTAGGCGAGATCGAAAACACACCCCTTTGA
- a CDS encoding RtcB family protein: MTSPFHIINEAEAFLPARDNKGKPITVIGTEAIRNGFDQTCIEQALNSRSAPGVTDLVLNPDAHAGYGAPVGCVMASPTHIYPGPVGVDIKCSMSLLQMNIPSDEIVDRTVRRRLIEAIVARTPTGPGRGQREAKKSRRVSAALGVQACTEGASKAVCEALGIPPEWALRCEDSQHYGHDGNVSTLHERLDKMRAFNAFPNFENKMMQLGSYGGGNHFGECEVVQLDSDPTMRATAEVFGLQDDRVAFLSHCGSRGFGNILAQRQFKALEGFFRTWGLDFPAGDKQLVYAPLGTPEADAYLDDMALGANFATVNHMLINALVLEAFQEVLPGTTGQLVYFISHNIARQEVVDNQLSWVHRKGATRAFPGGHHALKDTPFAATGHPILLPGNPRDGSVVMVAKPEAVKSCYSVNHGAGRCMGRKAAARALDQKTVDADFESNDILFNSRQYPIDEAPNAYKDFKEVLRSVESAGLAQQVCKLKARFVIKDAAEADD; the protein is encoded by the coding sequence ATGACCTCCCCTTTCCACATCATCAACGAAGCCGAAGCCTTTCTCCCTGCCCGCGATAACAAGGGTAAGCCGATCACCGTGATCGGAACCGAGGCCATCCGAAATGGCTTTGACCAGACCTGCATTGAGCAGGCGCTGAATTCGCGTTCCGCGCCGGGGGTGACGGACCTGGTGCTGAACCCGGATGCCCATGCCGGATACGGCGCGCCTGTGGGGTGTGTGATGGCCTCGCCAACGCACATTTATCCAGGGCCGGTGGGGGTGGACATCAAGTGCTCCATGTCCCTGCTGCAAATGAACATCCCGTCGGATGAGATCGTGGATCGCACGGTGCGCCGTCGTCTCATTGAGGCCATCGTAGCTCGCACACCGACGGGTCCAGGCCGAGGTCAGCGCGAGGCCAAAAAGTCCCGCCGTGTGTCTGCGGCCCTGGGAGTGCAAGCCTGCACCGAAGGGGCCAGCAAAGCCGTTTGCGAAGCGCTGGGGATTCCGCCAGAGTGGGCGTTGCGCTGCGAGGACAGCCAGCACTACGGGCATGATGGGAACGTTTCCACGCTGCATGAGCGGCTGGATAAAATGCGCGCCTTCAATGCCTTCCCCAACTTTGAAAACAAGATGATGCAGCTCGGTTCTTACGGAGGTGGAAACCACTTCGGTGAGTGCGAGGTGGTGCAGCTTGATTCCGACCCGACGATGCGTGCCACGGCGGAAGTCTTTGGCCTGCAGGATGACCGCGTGGCCTTCCTGAGCCACTGCGGATCGCGCGGGTTTGGGAACATCCTGGCGCAACGCCAGTTCAAGGCGCTGGAAGGTTTCTTCCGCACCTGGGGACTGGATTTCCCTGCCGGTGACAAGCAGCTCGTTTATGCGCCGCTCGGTACACCGGAGGCGGACGCCTATCTGGATGACATGGCCCTGGGGGCCAACTTCGCGACCGTAAACCACATGCTCATCAATGCCCTGGTGCTGGAGGCTTTCCAAGAAGTCCTGCCAGGGACAACCGGGCAATTGGTGTACTTCATCAGCCACAACATCGCGCGTCAGGAGGTGGTGGATAACCAGCTCTCCTGGGTGCACCGCAAAGGGGCCACCCGTGCCTTCCCTGGGGGCCATCATGCACTGAAGGACACACCGTTTGCCGCCACCGGTCACCCGATCCTGCTGCCCGGAAATCCGCGCGATGGCTCCGTCGTGATGGTGGCCAAACCGGAGGCCGTGAAAAGCTGCTACAGCGTGAACCACGGTGCCGGCCGCTGCATGGGCCGCAAAGCTGCCGCCCGCGCGCTGGACCAAAAAACCGTGGACGCCGACTTCGAGTCTAACGACATCCTCTTCAACTCCCGCCAGTATCCGATTGATGAAGCCCCGAACGCCTACAAGGATTTCAAAGAAGTCCTCCGCAGCGTCGAGTCCGCCGGTCTCGCCCAGCAAGTGTGCAAGCTGAAGGCCCGCTTCGTGATCAAGGATGCAGCGGAGGCGGATGATTGA
- the rtcA gene encoding RNA 3'-terminal phosphate cyclase codes for MQTSPLLQISGESGGGQLLRSALALSMVTGTPFRMVNIRGKRPKPGLMRQHLTCVKAAAEICEAAVDGAALGSVELVFAPGKVRAGDYAFSIGSGGSTTLVFQTLLPALLYAAGDSMLRIEGGTHNPLAPPFEFIAQCFLPQLHGLGVKASVALEKHGFMQAGGGVLTASVSPIKKWKKLKLMERGELQETFGRVLHAHLHREIAEREIATAARVLEWEADRIALRYANDSTGPGNALLLGACFANVCEISSGIAQMGKSAESVATGAAKGLKSYLASSAPVGVHLADQLLLPMSLAGGGQYLTRPLSDHTRTNIELIEKFLPVRFQVEDETAGVKRVSVHPAS; via the coding sequence ATGCAAACCTCCCCCCTCCTCCAAATCTCCGGCGAATCCGGCGGTGGCCAGTTGCTGCGTTCGGCGCTGGCTTTGTCCATGGTCACGGGGACGCCATTCCGCATGGTGAACATCCGGGGCAAGCGCCCGAAGCCGGGCCTCATGAGGCAGCACCTGACTTGCGTGAAGGCGGCGGCGGAGATCTGCGAGGCGGCGGTGGATGGGGCTGCACTGGGATCCGTGGAGCTGGTCTTTGCGCCGGGCAAGGTGAGGGCAGGGGACTATGCCTTCAGCATTGGCAGCGGCGGCAGCACGACGCTGGTTTTCCAGACACTGCTGCCTGCGCTTCTTTATGCCGCTGGAGACAGCATGCTGCGCATCGAAGGCGGGACGCATAATCCCTTGGCACCGCCGTTTGAATTCATCGCGCAATGTTTTCTGCCGCAGCTTCACGGGCTGGGAGTGAAGGCAAGTGTGGCTTTGGAAAAGCATGGATTCATGCAGGCAGGAGGCGGCGTGCTGACGGCGTCGGTTTCGCCCATCAAGAAATGGAAGAAGCTGAAACTGATGGAGCGCGGGGAGCTGCAAGAAACCTTTGGTCGCGTGCTGCATGCCCACCTGCACCGGGAGATCGCCGAGCGTGAGATCGCCACGGCGGCGCGCGTGCTGGAATGGGAGGCGGACCGGATTGCCCTGCGCTACGCCAATGACAGCACCGGGCCGGGCAATGCCCTGCTGCTGGGCGCGTGCTTTGCCAATGTGTGCGAGATCAGCAGCGGCATCGCCCAGATGGGAAAATCGGCGGAATCCGTGGCCACCGGGGCGGCGAAAGGACTGAAATCCTATCTCGCATCGTCCGCTCCCGTGGGCGTGCATCTGGCGGACCAGCTCCTGCTGCCGATGTCGCTGGCGGGCGGTGGCCAATATCTCACCCGGCCGCTCAGCGACCACACGCGGACGAACATCGAACTGATTGAAAAATTCCTGCCGGTGAGGTTTCAGGTGGAGGATGAGACGGCGGGCGTGAAACGAGTGTCCGTGCACCCGGCATCCTAA